The Coleofasciculus sp. FACHB-1120 DNA segment GCTACCTTAGGAGAAGACTGGGTAAAAACCTGGCACGTTGGCTTACCAAAGCCAGAAGCAACGCCGGGGGGACTGAATATCCAAGTGATTTTGTGGCTGAGAAATCTAGCGATCGCCTACGATATGATCGAGTACGCTAAAATGCGCTACAACCTGCTGGGCAACGCCAGCCACTGGTTTCCCGGAGCCAAAGCGGATCGGGTGCGAGAACTAGACTTCCAGCAATGTCTCGCCCATAGCCCCCACGCCGACAAAATTCCCGCATTGCTAGAAGAAACTGACCGACTGCTAGGCGGTCAAACTCTCAAACGTTTATCCCAAACCTAAAATCCCAAACCTAAAATGGTATGAGGGAATAACTAATCGAAGAGTGGCTAATCGAAAAGTGGCTCTTGAACAATTAACAGTTAGCCATCAGCAATTAGTCATTAATATTTAACAATGCCGCGATCGCCTAATTATACTCAGCTATCTGAGACAGAAACTTACAGCGAAATTATTGATGTTCGCTCACCGAGCGAATTCGCTGAAGATCGGATACCCGGTGCGATTAATCTGCCTGTACTGGATGACGAGGAACGCGCTAAAGTCGGAACGCTCTACAAACAAGTTTGTCCTTTCACCGCCCGTAAACTAGGCGCTGCTTTAGTCGCTCAAAATATTTCCCGTCACCTCACTCATCACTTTGCTGAAAAAGACAAAGACTATCATCCCCTTGTCTACTGCTGGCGGGGAGGACAGCGTTCTAACAGTTTTGCGACCGTCTTGAGTCAAATTGGTTGGCAAGTGACTGTCCTCCAAGGTGGCTACAAAACCTATCGTTCCTTGGTACGCGAGCAACTGCAAGACCTACCAGAACGCTTTACCTTCCGGATATTATCTGGAATGACCGGCAGCGGGAAAACCCACATTTTGCGCCGTCTGGCTGAGTTTGGGATTCAGATGCTGGATCTGGAAGGTTTGGCAAACCATCGCGGTTCTCTTCTGGGTGAAGAGTGGGAGAGTGGGAGCCAAGGCGCGGAGAAGCAGCTTGTCGCGATCGCACCTAGAGCTGAGGGACGATCGCCAATAACCCATGCCCAGCCTCAGCCATCCCAAAAACACTTTGAATCCCTGCTACTGCAACAGTTGCAAAGCCTCGATCCCAACTTTCCCGTATGGGTGGAAGCGGAGAGTAATAAGATTGGGCGCATTTATGTGCCCCCATCTCTCTGGCAGCAAATGAAACAAGCGAGCTGTGTGGAAATTGAGATGCCTGTAGAAGCCAGAATTCAGTGGCTTTTGCAGGAATATCCTCACTTAATCGCCCACCCAGAGGTTTTAAAAGCGAAGCTGCACAGGCTTAAATCCCGCTATGGCTGGGAAAAACTCCACGAATGGTACCAGCTCATTGATGCTGGCCAGTGGGAAAAATTGGTGAGAGACTTGCTAGAGTGCCACTACGATCCGAGCTACAACCACGCTATCCGCCGCTGTTTTCCTAATTTAGAGCGGGTGGTTTCCCTGGCGGATTTATCGGATGCCAGTGTAGATGCTTTGGTCAAAATTTTAGATTTTCAAGCAGGTTCTACCGGCGAACAACCAGAATCTATCTGTTGCTCAACCCCAGCCTAATTATCCAAAATTTAAAATACGGAAGCCTCATTAGATGCTCTAAATTGTTCTGACATCGATGGGGCTAAGGACGCAGTTAGGAGGTATCTTGCAGTCCAAGTTATCCGCAGAAATTTCCACAAGCTATGACTCTTAATAAGTTCTTAAGAAGCTATCCATCAGTTATTCGCCATTTGCCCTTAGCTTTTGTCTTTTTGAAGCTCTCTAAGGGCGGAAGTCGCTCTCTGAGAGCCTTCCTTCTGACCTTGACGCTGATAAAGGTCGCGGGCTTGCTCAAAAGCAGCGATCGCTTCGGGTACCCTTTCTCGCTTTCTCAACGCCACGCCTAGATTGTAGTGGGCTTTTGCATTTTCCGGCGACATTTCTATCAGTCGTCGATAGGCAACAATTGCCATTAAGTAGTCCTGCTGCTTCAGCAAAATATCAGCGATCGCTGTTTGAGCTTCCACGAGATCAGGTTTGATCTTCACTGCCTGTTGATAAGCCTTTAAGGCATCATCCAGATTATTCCCAGTTTGCAAAATTTTGCCAATCTGGAGGTTAATCTGAGCATTGCGAGGTTCGATCTTGGCTGCCCGTTCTAAAGCCGCCATCCCAGCCGTGACGTTGCCTTGCTTCATGTAAGCGTCTCCCAAGTTCAACTGTACGCCGCTGTCATTTGGGGCGAGAGCAACAGCCTGCTGGAGCGCTTGAATAGCTTCTGCGGGACGCCCCTGTTTTAGGAGGGCGGAGCCGATAAATTCATAAGCTTGTAAATTTTTTGGATCGAGCTTGAGGGCAGTTTCATAGGCTTGCATCGCGCCTTGATAATCTTTCAGACGCTGTAATACCACCCCTAATCCTAGATAGGCATTCAGGTTCTTGTTGTTGAGCTTGGCAGCACGCTGGTAGGCGGTTGCCGCACTGTCATTGTCTCCAAGATTCGCGAGAGTGTAACCCAAAGCATACTGAAAATCAGCATTCTTGGGTTCGAGGGTGACAGCCTGTTGATAAGCTTTAGCGGCTTCTCGGTAGTTGCCCTGAACTGCTTGTAAATAGCCGATGGCGGAGAAGATGCGGGCATTTTCGCGATCGAGAGCCACAGCTTGTTGATAAACTGCCAAGGCTCTGGCAATATCTCCCGCATCCACCAACTTACGCCCCTGCCGCAGCAGTTCGCTCACCTGCTGTTGATTGCCTTGGGCTACCAGTGGAGCCGCTTGGACAACTGGCATTTTGATGGTAGCGATCGCTGGCACTAACAAGAGACTGGCTACTAATAAAGTCTGTTTTTGCACGGTCGATTTATCTTGAGTTTCTACAATGGCTCAGTGTTTCTATTCCGGAAGCATGAATCCAGAATGGCTAAACACAACAGAGGGATGGGCTTTACCTCGTCATATACCCCAATTTTGCCTACAAAGAAATTTTTGACGAGGACAGTTAATGATTGTAACAACAACTGATGTCCTTCATAAAGCTGTGTTAAGAGCGTTTTTAGCAATTGTCATCGCTGAAGTCGTCTAGAGTCGTCATGCCCTGCAAGATTCTTAACGGGTATTTTTGCAGGGATTTCGGATATTAGGGGCGTATGGAGTCGCTGACGAGTCTGGCTTTTTATTGACGTGCGCTGCTACCGAAGCCGCCATAAAGCTCAAGTAATTTGTTAATGATTGCGATCGCGCTTCTTATTTTCAACTAAAAAGAACACTTATTTCTAGAGATAGATAACCGGATTCTTCCTACTGGCAGATATACCCATAAAAATCCCAGTATAAAGTATAACTCAAGGGTGAAAGTTAGAAAAAAGTAGCTCTATAAAAAATAAAAGTAGGAAGGGCGGTGAGCGATGTCATACACAAATCGAGAAGACAGGGTTGTTGTTGAGCCAACTGGTGGCAATCAAATTGTTGAATACCACGATCGTGTAAGGTGGGGTCCCATTTTCGCCGGTATTGTCACAGCTTTAGCTTCTCAGCTAATTTTAAGTGCGTTAGGGGCTGCAATTGGTGCTACGAATATTTCCGGTTCCGGCGCACCGAGAACCTATGCGGATGACGTTGGCAGAGCAGTTGGAATTTGGTCAATTATCTCTTTGTTCCTTTCTCTTTTGATTGGTAGTTGGGTGGCAGCTCGTGCTAGTGGCCCGATGAACCGGAATACGGCAATGTTAAATGGAGCCATTCTGTGGGCAACTACTTTGGCATTGAGTTCCTGGTTATTGGCAAGTGGAATATCGGGTACATTCGGCATTTTGGGAGCTAATGCTGGAGAAATCGCCAATCAAGTACAACAGGGTGCGGTAAATGTACCCAACAACCCGCCTAATGTAACAGCTCAGCAAGCTCGTGATATTGCAGGTGCAACGGCGAAGGCAGGTTGGTCGTTTACAATCGGTTCTCTATTAGGTTTAGCGGCATCGTTGATCGGCTCATCTATAGGTGCCCGGACTCCTAGACATTACACATAAGAATCGCTGACTCAAAAATCAAATTCTCAGGCTTATTTTAGCCAACGCTTAAAACACCTTTTCAAGGTGTTTTTTTTGCAGATAAATTGTGAAATAAGGCAAATTATCGCTGGCGGCTATAGCGTCCAATAAGTTCTGCTGCTGCCAAAATATGACCATTCATTGCCGCTTCTACCTTGTTTTTAGTGGCACCTGCTGCTAGATTTAATAGTCGATCTAGTGCGTAGAGTTTGAAAAAGTACCGATGCGTACCACTAGGCGGACAAAGGCCACCATAACCTAAATTGCCAAAATCATTTTTACCTTGGACGCCCCCTTCCGCTAGGTTTGCTTCACTGGGAATGCCTCCAGGTAGATGGCGAATTTCAGGTGGAAGATCGTAGAGAACCCAATGGACAAAAATGTCTCCAGGCGCATCCGGATCGTCAACGATCAAAGCGAGGCTCTGAGTCCCCTCTGGCGGGGAATTCCAGCTAAGAGAGGGGGAAATGTTTGAGCCGTCGCAGGTGTATTTAGACGGAATTACACTGTTTTCAGTAAAAGCCGTACTCTCAAGTTTCATCGTCTTTAGTGTCAGCGAATGACGATTGATAGGGGGTGATTGGCGAATCGTCCTTACTTGCAGAAGTCTAAGCGCTAAGCGATAGTCTTGCTAATGCCAGTAGATTAGCGTTTTGGCACAGGAAAATTCTTCAACCAATAGGCTTAGCCAGAGAAATATTTTGCGATTTACTGGTAGTCAATCATGATTGCTTTAGATGATTTAGGGTAAAAGTTGTTTGTATTCATCCATATAGAGATAGAGAAGGATGCGATCGCATCTTTCCCTAAACTTGGCGAATCCACCCCAACCACTTCATCTGGCTTGTTTCCACAACCACAGTGTGAGACGCGATCGCGATCGCTCAATCAAAATAAATAAATATAGATAAGACAATCGATTCAGCACAACGCATGACCACAACCGCAGTCAATCCCTATCTAGATGGCAATTTTGCCCCAGTACGGGAAGAAATCACACCCACCAATCTGAAAGTAATCGGCGAACTACCTCCCGATTTATCCGGGATGTTTGTGCGGAATGGCCCCAATCCTCAATTCCCACCTATCGGCAACTATCACTGGTTTGATGGGGACGGAATGTTGCATGGAGTGCGAATAAATAACGGCAAAGCTCAATATCGCAACCGTTATATCCGGACGCGGGGATTTAATATTGAGCGGGAAGCAGGTAAGGCGATTTGGACGGGTTTGATGGAACCGTCACGAGGTAACAATCCCTACAACTTTCCTAAAAATACCGCTAACACGGCTCTAGTGTGGCACGATGGACGACTGCTGGCGCTTTGGGAAGGAGGCGAACCTCACGCGATCGAGGTTCCCAGCTTAGAGACATCAGGCGCTTACACTTACGATGGCAAACTAGTTTCTGCCTTTACCGCCCATCCGAAGGTAGACGCTGAAACGGGAGAGATGATGTTCTTCGGCTACTCGTTTGCTCCTCCGTACCTAAAATACAGCGTTGTTTCAGCAAAGGGTGAGCTGTTGCGGACAGTTCCCATCGACTTGCCAATGGGAGTGATGATGCACGATTTTGCCATCACCGAACACTACACGATCTTTATGGATCTGCCGCTAACTTTTAGCATGGTACGAATGCATCAGGGTAAACCAGCGTTGATGTTTGAACGCGATCGCCCTAGTCGTTTCGGGATTGTCCCCCGTCATGGCGATAACAGCAACATTCGTTGGTTTGAAAGTCCCCCCTGCTACGTCTTCCATACTCTCAATGCCTACGAGGAGGGAGATGAAGTGGTGCTTGTTGCCTGTCGCATGAGTTCCACCAGTGTTTTAACGACTGATATGACACCCGGCGAAAATGAGGGAGACGCGGGTCGTTTGTACCAATGGCGCTTTAACCTCAGCACGGGTAAGGTAAAAGAGGAAATGCTGGACGATGCGCCATCAGATTTCCCCCGTCTGAACGAACAGCGAATGGGACGACCGATGCGCTACGGTTATACCGCAAAGATGGCAAATAATCCGATGCCTCTGTTTGAAGGGGTCATCAAGTATGACTTTAATCATGGTAAGTCCGAAACTCACGAATTCGGATGCGGACGCTATGGTGGCGAAGCGGTATTTGTTCCTCATCCCGATGCGACTGCTGAGGATGACGGTTGGCTGATGACTTTTGTCCACGATGATGAGGTAGACACTTCGGAACTGGTGGTCGTAAATGCCCAAAACATGACATCGGAACCAGTGGCGCGTGTCCTCATCCCCCAGCGGGTGCCTTACGGGTTCCACGGTGCATGGGTTTCTGAGGAACAGTTAAGCGCTTCTGTCTAATTTGTAGTGAGATGCGATCGCATTCTTGAAATCGTCAAAGATGCGATCGCTACAACTAAAACCACCCTAAGCTCCAGGCATCGCAATATGGTACAAAACTAGCAATCGATACCGCGCCAGCTATCAAATGAGGAACGCTGCTGTGAGAACGAGGGATTAACCCCTAACGGTTGTAAAGTGCGATCGCTCTGTTGATATTGCATCCTGGATATTCCGACAAACTGCATTGGCAATGGTTACTGACTTATCGGCATCTCAATGATAAATTCAGTACCAAGACCTGAAGAAGAAACACAACTGAGCTTTCCATTGTGTTTGTCTACCACGATCTGGTAGCTAATCGATAATCCCAAACCAGTACCAGAACCTACAGGCTTGGTTGTAAAAAATGGGTCAAATATTTTCTTTTTTACATCCTCAGTCATTCCCGATCCATTGTCAGCAATTCTAATTCTGGCTAAATTTGAAGAAGCCATTTCTGTGTAAATACTAATAGTAGGCTTTTTATCAGATTCTTCTCCAGAGTTTCTTATTTCCTCTAAAGCATCAATTGCATTACTTAGAAGATTCATAAATACCTGATTTAGCTCAGAAGCGTAACAAAAAATTCGTGGCAGTTGACCGTACTCTTTGATTACTTCAATACCAGAATGCAAACTATCTTTCTTGAGCCGATGCTGCAAAATCAGCAAAGTAGATTCGATGCCCTCATGGATATCAACTGGTTTCATTTCAGCTTGATCCAGCCGTGAAAAATTCCGCAAGCTAAGGACAATATCTCTGATGCGCTCTGCCCCTACTTTCATGGAATCAAAAAGTTTTTGCAAGTCTTCTACCACAAAATCCAACTCGATTTCTGACATCGCCTTCTGAATCGCAGGTGTAGGATTTTGATACTCCTGCTGATAGACGCCAATCAAAGCAAGCAGGTCTTGGATATAGTTATTGGCATAGTCAATATTGCCATAGATAAAGTTGACAGGGTTATTAATTTCGTGAGCAATTCCAGCAATCATCTGTCCCAAACTAGACATCTTTTCAGTTTGAATGAGTTGGGATTGAGTTTGTTGTAGTTCGCGTAAAGTCAATTCTAACTTTTTCGCTTGTTCTCTCAATTGTGCTTCTGATTGTTGTTGTGCCAACTCGGCTAGCTTGCGGTCGGTAATATCCAGCGCCGTCCCTAACAACTTAGTCACCTTCCCAGAAGCATTGGAAATAGGTTGCCCCTTGACAAAAATATATCTAATAGAAGTATCTGGGCGAAAAATCCGCAATTCTAACTCATAAGCTTTTCCTCTTTCAATCGCTAGGTCTACTGCCTCTAACCACACATTGACGTCATCTGGATGAAACAGTTTTCGATGTTCCCTAAAAGTAGGTTCAGGTTGTTCGGGGTGGAGGCCAAAGATTCGGAATAGTTCATCGCTCCAGTTAATTTCATAGGTTTCTATATCAAATTGCCAGCTACCTAAATGTGCCAGTCTTTGAGCCTCTGCAAGCCTAGCTTCTTTTTGTTTTAGTTCTCGCGTGCGCTCCTGTACTCGCTGTTCTAAAGTACGCGAATAATCTTCTAGCTGCTCGTTAGCTGTAGCTAAATTAGTGTAAAGTAGGGCATTTTCTAGAGAAATAGCAGCTTGAGAAGACAACAGTTTTAGTACTTCCATCCGATTATGAGTAAATACACCAACCGCTAAATTATTTTCCAAATAAAGAATAGCAATAAGTCTGCCGCTGTTAATAATAGGAATACATAAGAGGGATTTCAATTGCTGCTTTTTAATATAAATATCTTGGGTAAATGTTCCCTCGTAGGCTGCATTTTGCAAAACCACGCTAGAGCGAGCTCTGGCCACATAATTAATCACTGTTACGGGCAAATCTTGGCTGGTCTCAAGCGGAATAGATTGTTGTACGATTACTTCCGGCGAA contains these protein-coding regions:
- the mnmH gene encoding tRNA 2-selenouridine(34) synthase MnmH produces the protein MPRSPNYTQLSETETYSEIIDVRSPSEFAEDRIPGAINLPVLDDEERAKVGTLYKQVCPFTARKLGAALVAQNISRHLTHHFAEKDKDYHPLVYCWRGGQRSNSFATVLSQIGWQVTVLQGGYKTYRSLVREQLQDLPERFTFRILSGMTGSGKTHILRRLAEFGIQMLDLEGLANHRGSLLGEEWESGSQGAEKQLVAIAPRAEGRSPITHAQPQPSQKHFESLLLQQLQSLDPNFPVWVEAESNKIGRIYVPPSLWQQMKQASCVEIEMPVEARIQWLLQEYPHLIAHPEVLKAKLHRLKSRYGWEKLHEWYQLIDAGQWEKLVRDLLECHYDPSYNHAIRRCFPNLERVVSLADLSDASVDALVKILDFQAGSTGEQPESICCSTPA
- a CDS encoding tetratricopeptide repeat protein, which encodes MQKQTLLVASLLLVPAIATIKMPVVQAAPLVAQGNQQQVSELLRQGRKLVDAGDIARALAVYQQAVALDRENARIFSAIGYLQAVQGNYREAAKAYQQAVTLEPKNADFQYALGYTLANLGDNDSAATAYQRAAKLNNKNLNAYLGLGVVLQRLKDYQGAMQAYETALKLDPKNLQAYEFIGSALLKQGRPAEAIQALQQAVALAPNDSGVQLNLGDAYMKQGNVTAGMAALERAAKIEPRNAQINLQIGKILQTGNNLDDALKAYQQAVKIKPDLVEAQTAIADILLKQQDYLMAIVAYRRLIEMSPENAKAHYNLGVALRKRERVPEAIAAFEQARDLYQRQGQKEGSQRATSALRELQKDKS
- a CDS encoding YbhB/YbcL family Raf kinase inhibitor-like protein: MKLESTAFTENSVIPSKYTCDGSNISPSLSWNSPPEGTQSLALIVDDPDAPGDIFVHWVLYDLPPEIRHLPGGIPSEANLAEGGVQGKNDFGNLGYGGLCPPSGTHRYFFKLYALDRLLNLAAGATKNKVEAAMNGHILAAAELIGRYSRQR
- a CDS encoding carotenoid oxygenase family protein, which codes for MTTTAVNPYLDGNFAPVREEITPTNLKVIGELPPDLSGMFVRNGPNPQFPPIGNYHWFDGDGMLHGVRINNGKAQYRNRYIRTRGFNIEREAGKAIWTGLMEPSRGNNPYNFPKNTANTALVWHDGRLLALWEGGEPHAIEVPSLETSGAYTYDGKLVSAFTAHPKVDAETGEMMFFGYSFAPPYLKYSVVSAKGELLRTVPIDLPMGVMMHDFAITEHYTIFMDLPLTFSMVRMHQGKPALMFERDRPSRFGIVPRHGDNSNIRWFESPPCYVFHTLNAYEEGDEVVLVACRMSSTSVLTTDMTPGENEGDAGRLYQWRFNLSTGKVKEEMLDDAPSDFPRLNEQRMGRPMRYGYTAKMANNPMPLFEGVIKYDFNHGKSETHEFGCGRYGGEAVFVPHPDATAEDDGWLMTFVHDDEVDTSELVVVNAQNMTSEPVARVLIPQRVPYGFHGAWVSEEQLSASV